One genomic window of Caenorhabditis elegans chromosome I includes the following:
- the atg-5 gene encoding Autophagy-related protein 5 (Confirmed by transcript evidence), with product MDYEVCRKVWESHVPCQFTLQSSGGTHGEPLPFYTMLPRFSYLALAIQKVLSSFNRRDDGEKVHSDKMWLEHNGIPLKMYIPIGVIYDQANLSENDSILEIIVRTSQPPPQFQMVDRDMMEAMFMQNIKEADYLKTKAEITKNMMKDESAQLWRSVCNSMGVF from the exons ATGGACTACGAAGTATGCAGAAAAGTGTGGGAATCGCATGTTCCATGTCAATTCACACTACAATCTTCTGGCGGAACTCACGGAGAACCTCTACCATTCTATACGATGCTCCCAAGATTCTCATATTTGGCTCTGGCAATACAGAAA GTGCTCAGCTCATTTAATCGTCGCGACGACGGTGAAAAAGTGCATTCTGACAAAATGTGGCTGGAACATAACGGAATTCCGCTGAAAATGTACATTCCAATCGGTGTGATCTACGATCAAGCGAACCTATCGGAAAATGATTCGATTTTGGAGATTATTGTACGAACATCCCAGCCGCCCCCGCAATTTCAAATGGTTGATCGGGATATGATGGAGGCAATGTTTATGCAAAATATTAAGGAAGCCGACTATTTGAAGACTAAAGCCGAGATTACAAAGAATATGATGAAAGACGAGTCGGCACAGTTGTGGAGAAGTGTTTGCAATAGTATGGGAGttttctga